Proteins encoded together in one Microplitis mediator isolate UGA2020A chromosome 7, iyMicMedi2.1, whole genome shotgun sequence window:
- the LOC130672158 gene encoding uncharacterized protein DDB_G0283697-like, whose amino-acid sequence MESDCENTDKKKEILTECELDNDTSRLEIIKKRPREDDDLDEACIKKPRVEENKNESKTDDDISSKKMNDSLQKDVDKEEIKQLKKDKTNSEENKPSSESNDSEKDESILNEIDAKDEMSKLASVNKKINDETDNFKSEIKNNDQDSEVVDGLELSVECASEKEASSDSEKEEEFKTRPKTIIVKEPSNDSTLEMKVSEAENSDEDEDMEEKKIKNDTKNKTDGKSDNSDEKIPSDTDSPSVKTKKIKKKENESKIINYIYPLNMDSESDSDRDHVEIKKKKNVQTSTKKPKNAKQSRGRPAKNTRKSSEDELSESENDKDDENISKVEENKDKKKSKSVVNHKVDNQNHSDDNDVSDEVDTKSDKSNKKLKSSKASKVSKNNKNSKLVKKKKNTSEDEENDENDNEKTDNKKKNTKDVESDGTDESKKSSESEDDDDSNSDEDEKDGDKNKSTKKKPTKAATFEKKVANLKKLIREAGIRVQCYKRFWSGCKSDTQRINKLKELLKENGVSGRPTLEKCRAAKRKRERIQEAASLNPKNILSEGRVTRSRRAPPKKQKSPTPPPISPTRHQAIRKKIKVVIDSDSE is encoded by the exons atGGAGTCGGACTGTGAaaatactgataaaaaaaaggaaattttaaCGGAATGTGAGTTGGATAATGATACGAGCAGGTtagaaatcataaaaaaacgtCCACGTGAGGATGATGACCTTGATGAAGCATGTATTAAAAAACCTCGGgtcgaagaaaataaaaatgagtcTAAAACCGACGATGATATTTcttctaaaaaaatgaatgattctctacaaaaagaTGTTGATAAAGAAGAAATTAAACAActtaaaaaagataaaacaaaTTCTGAAGAAAATAAACCATCAAGTGAATCAAACGACTCtgaa AAAGATGAatctattttaaatgaaattgatgcAAAGGATGAAATGAGTAAACTTGCctctgttaataaaaaaataaatgacgagacagataattttaaatctgagattaaaaataatgatcagGATTCTGAAGTTGTCGATGGCTTAGAACTTTCGGTAGAATGTGCTAGTGAGAAAGAGGCCTCATCGGACAGTGAAAAAGAAGAGGAATTTAAAACTCGGCCAAAAACAATTATCGTTAAGGAACCATCAAATGATTCAACATTAGAGATGAAAGTATCAGAAGCCGAAAATTCAGATGAAGATGAAGAcatggaagaaaaaaaaataaaaaatgatacaaaaaataaaacagatGGAAAATCTGATAATTCTGATGAAAAAATTCCCTCAGATACTGACAGTCCAAGTGTTAAAACTAaaaagattaagaaaaaagaaaatgaatcaaaaattattaattatatttatccaTTAAATATGGATTCAGAAAGTGATTCTGATCGAGATCATgttgaaataaagaaaaaaaaaaatgttcaaacgTCAACTAAAAAACCGAAAAATGCCAAGCAATCTCGAGGTCGTCCTGCAAAAAATACTAGAAAATCTTCAGAAGATGAATTAAGTGAAAGTGAAAATGATAAAGATgatgaaaatatttctaaagtTGAAGAGaacaaagataaaaaaaaatcaaaatctgTTGTAAATCATAAAGTAGACAACCAAAATCATTCAGATGACAATGATGTTAGCGATGAAGTCGATACTAAAAGTgataaatcgaataaaaaattaaaatcttcgAAAGCTTCCAAagtttctaaaaataataaaaattcaaaacttgttaaaaaaaaaaaaaatacttctgAAGATGaggaaaatgatgaaaatgacAATGAAAAGACcgataataaaaagaaaaatactaAAGATGTAGAATCTGATGGTACTGATGAATCTAAAAAATCATCAGAAAGtgaagatgatgatgacaGTAACAGCGATGAAGATGAAAAAGatggagataaaaataaaagtacaaaaaaaaag cccACCAAGGCAGCTACTTTTGAGAAAAAAGTTgcaaacttaaaaaaattaatacgcGAGGCAGGTATAAGAGTACAATGTTATAAAAGATTTTGGTCTGGTTGTAAAAGTGATACACAACggattaataaattgaaagaattattaaaagaaaatggTGTTTCTGGACGGCCAACTTTGGAAAAATGCAGGGCAGCTAAACGTAAACGTGAACGTATTCAAGAAGCTGCTTCTTTAAatcccaaaaatattttatcagaag GTCGTGTAACTCGATCTAGACGAGCTCCtccaaaaaaacaaaagtctCCAACTCCACCGCCAATTTCGCCTACTCGGCATCAAGCAATacgcaaaaaaattaaagtcgTAATCGATAGTGactctgaataa
- the LOC130671620 gene encoding uncharacterized protein LOC130671620, whose amino-acid sequence MKSILIIATLVTISYGIPAGEVSTQPMQLSELITQAQASINNFGEELQKKLNLPDQESVAKAIQAQTTNFVTNVQDYVKKVSEDIKTKNPELEKIWDDIKGKFTKVADDINSQIPNAQEQANQLKEKLTQGFNVLVEESSKVSKAIGTDSEKIQEDVGKITKQAVELVLETTKNFETKLRELAVTEAPK is encoded by the exons ATGAAATCTATATTAATAATTGCAACTTTAGTGACTATTTCATATGGAATACCTGCTGGTGAAGTATCTACTCAGCCTATGCAACTGTCTGAATTGATAACTCAAGCTCAAgcaagtataaataattttggggaagaactacaaaaaaaacttaatcTTCCTGACCAAGAATCTGTTGCTAAGGCAATTCAAGCTCAAACTACAAATTTTGTTACCAACGTCCAAGATTATGTTAAAAAAGTATCTGAGGAT ataaaaacgaaaaatccTGAGCTAGAAAAAATCTGGGACGATATCAAAGGAAAATTCACTAAAGTTGCTGATGATATTAATTCACAAATTCCAAATGCTCAGGAACAAGCAAATCaacttaaagaaaaattaactcaaGGATTTAATGTTCTCGTTGAGGAATCGAGCAAAGTTTCAAAGGCAATTGGCACAGATTCGGAAAAAATCCAAGAAGATGTAGGAAAAATTACGAAACAGGCTGTTGAGCTTGTCCTTgaaacaactaaaaattttgaaactaaaTTGCGTGAATTGGCCGTTACTGAAGCcccaaaataa
- the LOC130670960 gene encoding uncharacterized protein LOC130670960 has translation MARWLLFFLIAAFALISVIETAPAQEETSPSNKIEDSVKQAIEKISQSFKDLMEDPKISEFYKEGQKAFENAAEKLKTEAAKLIPKTDESTE, from the exons atggCACGTtggttattatttttccttatTGCTGCTTTCGCCCTCATTTCTGTCATTgag actgcGCCAGCACAAGAAGAGACAAGTCCATCGAACAAAATTGAAGATTCAGTCAAGCAagctatagaaaaaattagtcaAAGTTTCAAAGATCTGATGGAAGATCCAaaaatcagtgaattttaCAAAGAGGGTCAAAAAGCGTTTGAAAATGCTGCAGAAAAACTTAAAACTGAAGCGGCCAAACTTATTCCAAAAACAGATGAATCTACCGAATGA
- the LOC130672157 gene encoding probable ATP-dependent RNA helicase DDX55 homolog has product MSNNSTNGINKQKWENLGVTLSNRVLKTLKLLKFHHPTPIQAACIPILLNGKDVAAEAVTGSGKTLAFLIPLIEILQKRSDEWKATEIGGIIISPTRELATQISEVLNLFLKDIPKLKQVLLVGGTTVKEDAIKLKQGANIIIATPGRLEDIFSNCKDVNLGKAVKSLELLVLDEADRLLDLGFSATLNTILSQLPRLRRTGLFSATQTKELQQLIRAGLRNPTIVAVKEKSSVSTPISLNNYYAIVEPDHKIATLVNFIKSKGTDLKYMIFFSTCACVDYFSHVLKFMFPGKMIFSLHGKIKDRRNSIFEEFRNIEAGILICTDVMARGIDIPEVDWVLQYDPPSTASNFVHRCGRTARIGHQGNALLFLLPTEDAYIEFIKRNQKVELDKLELNTPAELIQKCLDSMRNSQLDDRLLFDKGNCAFVSYIQSYSKHECNLILRLKDLDLGLIAMGFGLLRMPRMPEVKNRDTSSFIEMNIDINSIGYKDKQREEKRLENLNIYRKTGIWPSKDKRRMKNTEPWSETKKKKVERQDKRITKKDKKSKRNETNGSAKSIKKKRKGPSQEDLDELSKDIALIKKLKRKKISDEDFNEAFGV; this is encoded by the exons atgtctAATAACTCTACAAATGGAATTAATAAGCaaaaatgggaaaatttaggGGTTACTCTAAGTAATagagttttaaaaactttaaagtTACTTAAGTTTCACCATCCAACTCCAATTCAA GCAGCATGTATCcctattttattaaatggaAAAGATGTAGCAGCAGAAGCTGTTACTGGAAGTGGAAAAACACTAGCATTTCTTATACCATTGATAGAAATTCTtcag aaaagaAGTGATGAATGGAAAGCAACAGAGATCGGTGGCATAATTATTTCACCAACAAGAGAATTGGCTACTCAAATAAGTGAAGTATTGAACCTATTTTTGAAAGACATTCCAAAATTAAAGCAAGTATTATTAGTTGGTGGTACTACAGTTAAAGAAGATGCAATAAAGTTAAAACAAGGtgcaaatattattattgctacACCAGGAAGATTagaagatattttttcaaattgcaAAGATGTTAATTTAGGAAAAGCAGTCAAATCATTG gAATTATTAGTATTAGATGAAGCTGATAGACTTTTAGATCTTGGATTTTCGGCAAcattaaatacaattttaagtcAATTACCACGTTTACGAAGAACTGGATTATTTTCTGCAACACAAACAAAAGAATTACAACAATTAATACGAGCAGGCTTAAGAAATCCAACAATAGTTGCAGTTAAAGAGAAATCTAGTGTTTCTACACCAATATCACTAAATAACTATTATGCTATCGTTGAACCTGATCATAAAATTGCAactttagttaattttataaaatcaaagggcactgatttaaaatatatgatatttttttctacgtgtgcatGTGTAGATTATTTCAGCCATGTATTAAAATT tatGTTTCCTGGCAAAATGATATTTTCTTTGcatggaaaaataaaagatcgAAGAAACAGTATATTTGAAGAATTTCGTAACATTGAAGCTGGTATACTTATATGTACTGATGTAATGGCCCGAGGAATTGATATTCCAGAAGTGGATTGGGTTTTACAGTACGACCCACCATCTACTGCAAGTAACTTTGTACATCGTTGCGGTAGAACTGCGCGAATTGGTCATCAAGGCAATGCATTACTTTTCCTTTTACCAACCGAAGATGCTTACATTGAATTTATCAAACGAaatcaaaaagttgaattagATAAATTGGAATTAAATACTCCTGCAGAGcttattcaaaaatgtttagATTCTATGAGGAATTCACAGCTTGATGATAGGCTTTTATTTGATAAGGGCAATTGTGCTTTCGTATCATATATACAATCATATAGTAAACatgaatgtaatttaattttaagattgaaAGATTTAGATCTTGGTTTGATAGCAATGGGCTTTGGTCTTTTACGAATGCCACGTATGCCAGAAGTTAAAAATCGTGACACATCATCTTTTATAGAAatgaatattgatattaattcaATCGGATATAAAGACAAACAAAGAGAAGAAAAACGATTGGAGAATCTTAATATTTATCGTAAAACAGGAATTTGGCCTAGCAAGGATAAACGAAGGATGAAAAATACAGAACCTTGgtctgaaacaaaaaaaaaaaaagtggaaaGACAAGATAAACGTATAactaaaaaagataaaaaaagtaaacgaaACGAAACTAATGGATCCGCTAAAtcgataaagaaaaaaagaaaaggacCTTCACAAGAGGATTTAGATGAATTATCTAAGGATATtgcattgataaaaaaattgaagagaAAAAAG ATATCAGATGAAGATTTTAATGAAGCTTTTGGAGTATAA
- the LOC130672155 gene encoding ataxin-2 homolog, with protein sequence MNNKRKNRSNPTRSPRARGPQERSVVAEGVYNNAHFMHAITSHVGNIVQIQTQNGSLYEGIFRTFSSQFEVVLEMAHRVDSSGKICVDTVVEKLIFKPQDIITMSAKDVDLDYAIRNTFQTDTSISKFNGLVGEKELEPWDAPATINGDDYELDGGNSNGWPADEMFSRNEQVYGVQTTFEPSLVGYTLPLHRKDTKEFKDQEQKAAEIANAIEAQPNHKARLDLENGDEEERFAAVIRPANEGKYVPPAKRNSVNSGKLTRSTPPPPSPGSANNKNMFNHPPPGSTVNSSQPSNIPLGGPSNHPSVQHPVMAMPPSGVVVAYNTPPPFVPPPTTQPPPVAAIPVIPQIQPQHQHGSTMSQVTFAPQQPPPPNKLNLEKRERPGRQQGYQSDKAPPAPFPQTATSHQQQQQQQQQQQQQQQQQQQQSPHTPHTPIQQQNSLEGQRSDLLTSKSDHRKIPTPRTRDEQHAELRQFSSDFKLSDQQTQETQSIPRKQQQSHQDTHTQQSMQPSHHPPVHQHQQSLPQPPQHQTSHQQQHQIVQEETIVVSKPPSGPVPIRPTTPPQVQQQTTPPMQPSHEPAVEKLTTTFKKSTLNPNAKEFNPNAKPFTPRSPSTPTPSRPHTPQTPQYSGAMPTTVVMTPAYVMTSQPPTGFSQPQAQPVARFRKGQYLVPMMQHRAPDIASQMQVAAATGQPLLAPAPLHPSFQVPYPGQPTYQQMVRMVQAPPPPPHMATPYHHHHESPGPQNPGIQYMGHHGHPHQHHVGQQPQSQTQSPANQNPQHTPGAYNPSGTPQASYPQPPPQGHTQNYPLMCPLIPPHLSIPPQHMPYLQPQPPGAQQAIPVILPHNQ encoded by the exons ATGaataacaaaagaaaaaatcgttCCAATCCAACTAG gTCCCCTCGAGCTCGAGGTCCTCAGGAGAGAAGTGTTGTTGCTGAAGGAGTTTACAATAATGCTCATTTTATGCATGCAATAACAAGTCATGTTGGCAACATAGTTCAG attcaAACCCAAAATGGCTCATTGTACGAAGGTATATTTAGAACTTTTTCAAGCCAATTTGAAGTAGTTTTGGAAATGGCGCATCGTGTAGATAGTTCAGGGAAGATTTGTGTAGACACTGTGGTTGAAAAACTAATATTTAAACCACAAGATATAATTACAATGTCTGCTAAAGACGTAGACTTAGATTATGCAATTAGAAATACATTTCAAACTGATACATCAATTAGTAAGTTTAATGGTTTAGTGGGAGAAAAAGAACTTGAACCATGGGATGCACCAGCAACAATAAATGGCGATGACTATGAATTAGATGGAGGAAATTCT aatGGTTGGCCTGCTGATGAAATGTTCAGTAGAAACGAACAAGTATATGGTGTACAAACAACATTTGAACCATCTTTAGTCGGTTATACTCTTCCATTACATCGTAAAGACACTAAAGAATTCAAAGATCAAGAACAAAAAGCTGCTGAAATCGCGAATGCAATAGAGGCTCAACCAAATCACAAAGCTCGATTGGATCTTGAGAATGGTGATGAGGAAGAACGTTTCGCTGCAGTAATACGACCAGCTAACGAAGGAAAATATGTTCCTCCTGCTAAAAGAAACAGTGTCAATTCAGGTAAATTGACACGATCAACACCGCCACCACCATCGCCTGGTTCAGCAAACAATAAAAACATGTTTAATCATCCACCTCCTGGATCAACGGTAAATTCTTCTCAGCCAAGTAACATTCCATTAGGGGGCCCGTCAAATCATCCTTCAGTACAACATCCGGTAATGGCTATGCCACCAAGTGGTGTTGTTGTTGCTTACAATACACCACCACCATTTGTTCCTCCACCAACGACACAGCCTCCTCCCGTTGCAGCGATTCCAGTGATACCTCAAATCCAGCCTCAACATCAACATGGATCAACGATGTCACAAGTCACATTTGCTCCACAGCAGCCACCACcgccaaataaattaaatctagAAAAAAGAGAACGTCCAGGGCGACAACAAGGTTATCAATCAGACAAAGCGCCTCCTGCGCCATTTCCACAAACTGCAACTTCTCatcagcaacaacaacaacaacaacaacaacagcagcaacagcagcaacagcaacaacaacaatcgCCTCATACTCCACACACCCCTATTCAGCAGCAAAATTCTCTTGAAGGTCAACGAAGTGATCTTCTCACTTCAAAATCTGATCATAGGAAAATTCCTACCCCGAGGACAAGAGATGAACAACATGCTGAATTACGacaattttcatcagattttaaattaagtgacCAACAAACACAAGAAACTCAATCTATTCCACGAAAACAACAGCAATCACATCAAGATACACATACACAACAATCTATGCAACCGTCACATCATCCACCAGTTCATCAACATCAACAATCATTACCACAGCCTCCACAGCATCAAACGTCTCATCAACAGCAACATCAAATTGTACAGGAAGAAACAATAGTTGTTTCTAAACCTCCATCAGGTCCTGTACCTATACGGCCTACAACACCACCTCAAGTTCAACAACAAACTACACCGCCAATGCAGCCAAGTCACGAGCCAGCCGTTGAAAAATTAACGACAACCTTCAAAAAGTCAACATTAAATCCAAATGCTAAGGAATTTAATCCAAACGCAAAGCCATTTACACCG CGATCGCCAAGTACACCAACTCCAAGCAGACCACATACACCTCAAACACCCCAATATTCTGGAGCCATGCCTACTACAGTAGTTATGACACCAGCTTACGTCATGACAAGTCAACCACCAACCGGGTTCTCTCAACCTCAGGCCCAACCTGTAGCAAGGTTCCGGAAGGGTCAGTATTTAG TACCAATGATGCAACATCGAGCGCCAGATATTGCATCACAAATGCAGGTAGCAGCCGCAACAGGGCAACCACTGCTTGCTCCTGCGCCACTACATCCATCATTTCAGGTGCCTTATCCAGGACAACCAACTTATCAACAAATGGTGCGTATGGTACAAGCACCACCACCGCCGCCACATATGGCTACGCCTTATCATCATCACCATGAGTCGCCTGGGCCTCAAAATCCTGGTATTCAATATATGGGTCACCACGGACATCCTCATCAACATCATGTAGGACAGCAGCCTCAGAGTCAAACACAATCGCCAGCTAATCAAAATCCTCAACATACACCTGGTGCATATAATCCATCGGGTACACCGCAAGCATCGTATCCACAGCCTCCACCTCAAGGTCACACACAAAACTACCCACTTATGTGTCCATTGATTCCACCACATTTATCAATTCCACCACAACACATGCCGTATTTACAACCTCAACCACCTGGTGCTCAACAAGCAATACCAGTTATTTTACCCCATAATCAGTAG
- the LOC130672156 gene encoding testin: MELNAQVKEDDRPKWLLELENRKRKPRLAHEVGAGSPCIKCESNCPGLDLHFWRKICKNCKCGHDDHDVPIDEFPQFDLLFGSSGKSKRKLIVLKINKQQVDNEETFEWAPPDTTKELAADYMKALPEDKLPIKGSVGAALRKQQLQKQLPLHDIDHKVCDELSDSERKQFEKYLENLKKYVGQGKVSKIITAKPFEKSLVTPANASECFTPKHKPSLINSQPLNLRTPSSFIPKSMKSSYSTPLASQEEIYNPNLTFNTSVNDPEIAPRILETLRGPLLGQITNDSHKMARYHHIIENMKNEGKVAAADSVSGNRNFALNISNITQLPHDEKCYPIGSMEQNLETINNNPDNEQIRTDTVVPTPSSIIDSIHSNNHNLPLNFAQSNLHSDNYQKNENINKNKSQTEFNALDFPQWSTKLTTPSINSCESISQENKNSLLADKLLSDALLPPSAINSADIIGSTLDEKELSYIREKLSSKYSGKEEEPIDINNLSRSRELIRDNGEEKNIKSYLNHNAESNNQNIHSKPIHAHLSSCNSPGNSIIRSEQLNNPVFPEEAFGKTKNFERDSIIDNLSDAVNDISINQSKVQKCHKCQEGIVINDVVVTAEKAKNAVWHPGCFACSTCNELLVDLVYFYYKDKLYCARDLANLLEIPRCFACDELIFVREYTVAEGHNYHVKHFCCWDCDVPLAGQQYISENDRPLCLVCYQKTYAKICDKCRQVIAADQQGVAVKNLNFHASDECFCCATCKKSLLNGRMAIREDKPFCCKECITVYLNTKK, from the exons atggAATTAAATGCCCAAGTCAAAGAAGATGACCGTCCAAAGTGGCTTTTGGAGCTGGAAAATCGTAAACGAAAA CCACGATTAGCTCATGAAGTTGGTGCTGGATCTCCGTGTATTAAATGTGAATCTAATTGTCCAGGACTTGATTTACATTTTTGgcgaaaaatatgtaaaaattgtaaatgtGGACATGATGATCATGATGTTCCTATTGATGAATTTCCacaatttgatttattattcgGTTCTTCGGGAAAATCTAAACGCAAATTAattg ttcttaaaataaacaaacaacaAGTGGATAATGAAGAAACTTTTGAATGGGCACCACCGGATACGACAAAAGAACTTGCAGCAGATTATATGAAAGCTTTGCCAGAAGATAAATTACCCATTAAAGGATCAGTAGGAGCTGCTTTGAGAAAACAACAACTTCAGAAGCAACTTCCGTTACATGACATTGATCATAAAGTATGTGATGAATTATCAGATTCAGAGagaaaacaatttgaaaaatatctagaaaatttaaaaaaatacgttgGTCAAGGAAAAGTTTCTAAGATAATAACAGCAAAACCTTTTGAAAAATCTTTAGTAACACCAGCAAATGCTTCAGAATGCTTTACACCTAAACATAAACCAAGTTTAATAAATAGCCAACCATTAAACCTTCGTACTCCCAGTAGTTTTATACCTAAATCTATGAAATCATCATACTCTACTCCATTGGCATCAcaagaagaaatttataatCCAAATCTAACTTTCAATACATCAGTAAACGATCCAGAAATAGCTCCGAGAATACTTGAGACTCTTCGTGGCCCACTTTTAGGACAAATTACCAATGACAGTCATAAAATGGCTAGATATCAtcatattattgaaaatatgaaaaacgaAGGAAAAGTTGCTGCGGCTGATTCTGTTTCTGGTAATCGTAATTTtgcattaaatatttcaaatattactcAACTGCCTCATGATGAAAAATGTTATCCTATTGGATCAATGGAACAAAATCTagaaacgataaataataacccAGATAACGAACAAATTAGAACAGATACAGTAGTGCCAACGCCGTCTTCCATAATTGATTCTATTCATTCCAATAATCATAATTTACCATTAAATTTTGCCCAATCTAATTTACATTCCGataattatcagaaaaatgaaaatattaataaaaataaatcacaaacTGAATTTAACGCTTTAGATTTTCCACAATGGTCAACAAAATTAACAACACCATCAATAAATTCATGTGAATCGATTtctcaagaaaataaaaattcattattagcaGACAAATTGTTATCAGATGCACTTTTACCACCAAGCGCAATTAATTCTGCAGATATTATTGGAAGTACATTGGACGAAAAAGAACTTTCATATATTCGCGAAAAACTTTCATCAAAATACAGTGGTAAAGAAGAAGAAcctattgatataaataatttatcaagatCCCGGGAATTAATAAGAGATAAcggagaagaaaaaaatattaaaagttatttaaaccATAATGCAGAATCTAACAATCAAAATATTCATTCAAAACCAATCCACGCTCACTTAAGTAGTTGTAATAGCCCTGGAAATTCAATTATTAGATCAGAGCAACTTAATAATCCTGTATTTCCTGAAGAAGCCTTtggtaaaacaaaaaatttcgagaGAGATTCAATTATTGATAATCTGAGTGACGCAGTGAATGATATATCGATAAATCAATCAAAAGTACAGAAATGTCATAAATGTCAAGAAGGAATTGTTATTAATGATGTTGTTGTAACCGCTGAGAAAGCTAAAAATGCTGTATGGCATCCTGGATGTTTCGCTTGTTCAACTTGTAATGAATTACTTGTCGATTtagtttacttttattataaagataAACTTTATTGTGCTCGAGACCTTGctaatttattagaaataccAAGATGCTTTGCATGTGATGAG cTAATCTTCGTAAGAGAATATACTGTAGCAGAAGGACATAATTATCATGTTAAACATTTCTGTTGCTGGGATTGTGACGTTCCATTAGCTGGACAACAATATATTTCAGAGAATGATCGTCCTCTTTGCTTGGTTTGTTATCAAAAAACTTATGCCAAAATATGCGATAAATGTCGTCAAGTTATAGCAGCTGATCAACAAGGCGTAGCTGTAAAAAATCTAAACTTCCATGCGTCTGATGAATGTTTTTGTTGCGCTACGTGTAAAAAAAGTCTATTAAATGGCAGAATGGCGATTAGAGAAGATAAACCATTTTGTTGTAAAGAATGTATAACTGTCTAtctaaatactaaaaaataa